In the genome of Paramormyrops kingsleyae isolate MSU_618 chromosome 5, PKINGS_0.4, whole genome shotgun sequence, the window AGTGATTCGTCTATTGGTCCGCATTATAAGAAGGAGAACCAATAGTATATTTCACGCACCTACACTTTCAGTAAGTTAACCAATGGGGATCGTTCTTTCGGTTGCTAAGAGACGCCTAGCTAAGCTAAGTAACAGGACTAAACTTGATTTCGAGAATGTTTTACCAAAAATAAAACGATTAGAGATACATTTTGGGGTTCGTGCTGAcgaattttgtatttttatgaaCCGCATTATACCATGGTGAAGCTGAGAGCGAGGTGCATTGTAGTCGGTAAGCTGTAACAGGGATTAGCTGGCTAGCTGGTTATTTCAGTACAATGTGTATTGCGTCTAGCAGCTAATAGTAATCGGATCTGAAAATCAgacaaagagacaaaaaaatctgatttcagCAAATGTCTTTGTCACTTTCGCTTGGAGAATAATAGCTGGATCCTGGATGGATAGCTGAGGATAACTCGAGACTGCTGGCTAGCTTGTTAGCCAGTTTACAGTACAATTGTATGCAATTTCCTTCCAAACTCATTGATTTAATTAGTTATACGAGGGGACAGGATTATATCCCACAAATAAATGGGCTGTACCTGGTGCTATGATCACTCACTATGGATCCAGTAGGTCTTGATTTAAACAATGGTATTGGAAATTAAACGGATTTTACCGTTAACTTTTCGTGCAGAACGTATCATCCGTCTGACTGGCGAACTCGGGACTAGTGCTGAACACGACTTCATCCAAGAGATTTATTTAAGATCCCTATCTAACAAATAATTCCCGTGCAAATTATTTCACCAATCCAAATGGTGGCTCGTAATGGTTGAAGTTGGCACCCTCCACCGGCAAATCTGGCAATAGTTTTGCAGTTGTCTCCTTCTGCTTCCTCAGAACTTACTCTCTTTTAAGTGATTTATCTAGTGTATTTGTTTTGGGGGGTTTTGTGCTTTGTGTGTAGTTTCTTAGAGTTTAACAGCTTAATATGTTGTGTGGGCGCAGGAGATTCGGCCGTGGGGAAAAGTGCCCTGAGTCAGATGTTCCGCAGCGACGGAGCCCATTTCCAGAGGAACTACAGCATGGTGGGCTGCCCGCTTACTGCCTGTATATGGGCCGAATGTGTATTGACAGTAATAATTATGACAGCAATAATAAACATTGCTAAACTTTGTTTTGCAGTGGTGATGCTTAGAACtaacaaaaattaaaatgttattagCATATATGCgattatttaatgtatttaaaatatatcGTGAATTTTCTGTAAGGGAATTCAATTATAGGGAGCAGGGGCCGGGGGCGTGGTGTTCACGTGGCTGGCTTAACTGAGACCAAAGCCGATGTTCACGCTGCATGAAAGAGGGCTGGCCGGCGAGGTAATTTTAGTTTTACAGGGTGGTTCGGGGGAAATCATTACTATTTATCAGAGAAGCACTACCTGATTGGCTGGTGAACGCCCTTCATTAGCATATGCTACTTGTTTTTTCTGTCTAAGGCAGGGCTGCCcaaccctgctcctggagatctaccaTCCTGCCGAGTTTAAGTACAGACTTattttaacacacctgatacagataatcaagCCCTTCAGTAGCATCTCAGTATTAGAGCTAACTTAGCTTCAACGTAGCTGTACTGAGATGCAACTGatgggcctgattatctgtaccaggtgtgttaaattagggctgtacCTAAACTCTGTAGGGTGGTGTATCTCCAGGAGCATGACTGGACAGCCCTGTTCTAAGGCATTtactggccaatcaggtagGCCTtatctcatgaatattaatgagcacTCCCATTCAACCCTGTAAAAAAGGAAATTCACAGCCAGGCATCAACATTTCAAAAGATTTTCCACGCTTTATTTCACAGTTATGGTACCATGCCTATAAGTACCTAATGAAAGACTGTCGGTGAAAGTCAGATATATTAATTAGCTGCACATCAGGACATTCTAATTTGCCAAGTTTATGGATTTTTATTTAGAAATTGTTGACACAGCAGTTGCCTCAATGGCTTTAAATGATTAATAAGTAAATTACCCTGGCCGCAGCTCGGTCACGCTGTGGCATTGTTACTTAACGCTGACAAATGACTTGAGGCAAGAGCAGTTTGTTTACTTTAAATTTTTGCACGTATTATTTGTTAAAACCATCAAAATCAAAAGACACATTTCACCCATGAAAGGATCTCCCCTTCTGcactgtttgtgtttatatacaGCGTTTATATATTTCCCCCTCTTTTCTCAGTGCCTTACTTTACTTTCATAGCCAACAGTCCGGAGGTCTGAGAACAAGCAACTTTCACCACTTTACCCATTTGGTCACCTAAAGTGCTGAATCATCCCTGTTACCTTATTTTGCTTCCGAAGAAAATAAGGAGCCCCTTTCTCAAAATAATTTGTGCAGTTTGGTGAAATGTGTAGTCAATAAATTCTTCGTCAGCGTGTTAGGCTTTTAAGGGAAGTTCGCCAGGACCAGGGGGAGTGTCTCAGTCCCTTTGAATCCTAATACACCTGAGCTTTGGAAAGAACCGAGTGCCTCAGTTCAGAATAAGGACAGTTAGGGTGGAAtagcacagcgccccctgggggGCTTGCAGGGGAATGGaggcacagcgccccctagaggGCTTGCAGGGGAATGGAGGCAGCATTGAGTTCCAGGGCTGATAATGGTTGACTTTGTGGATTTAATTTCCCCAGACTGCGGGAGTGGAGCTTCTGGTGAAATCTGTGAATATCCCAGACAGCAGCGACAGTGtggtgagtccccccccccccccccccatttgttaGTTCCATATGGTTCTGATAGGGTCCTACTGGATTTCTGAGTCCTTTGCGTGTCCTTAATCTGCCCGCACCTTTGTTTTGCTTGCTGGGTAGGAGCTGTTCATTTTCGACTCTGCTGGGAAGGAGACCTTCGCAGAACCATGTGAGAAGCTGGTGAGGGCAGCATCATGCCGTTCACTCGTCCTCACTTGACCCAACTTCACCAAAAAACATCTGCCCAGGTCCTTCTAGTCACATTAGTAGCAGTTGGCCAAAATGTCCAGCTTTTCATTGTCTTTGCTAATCCTGCAGTAATATTTCACTTTGTAGATGTTTTTTATCTtaaagataaaaatattttttatcttaaagAGGCTTAATTGAAACTGAGTTCTGGTGACAGCATACAGTATGTTCTTGGTTTCTGGGTAGCAGTTCGTTTGTGTGGTGACACCGGGACCACACAGCTTTTGGGCTGAGGGCTTTGTTTCCAGCTACatatgtgtggaatttgcatgtggATTGGTGAATTGGGGCGCTTCTCCACCACACcgggtaccgtacttttgggaCTTTAAGAAAGtcccaaaagtacagtacttcaaggtgttggttttccactggcgtaaaaactggtaccagcgTTGAATGACATCATAACGCGAGGCAGGTTGTAGATGTTGTACTAGCATCCCAAATAGGGTGTTCTCTGTAATTACTAAATGCAAATGTCAACCTCATGCATGTGTTACGATTTTAATTTTATGCCTTACTTATTTCTGTCATTAGGGCAGTCATAGTTCTAGGGTGTTACATTAATACAATTCCAATGATCAATTTTCTGAAAGGAGAGAACTTTATACCAAAAGTTATTCATGTAGTACAACCAAAACCATATGCCTCTATTTTCCCTTCGTAGGTATCCTGCCGTATGAAGGCATAACACGGTAACTACACTGACACTGAAACTGAGAAAAGGGGCTTCAGAGTTTGACTGTCTAACTGAATGTGTAGCAAATCAGTAAATGATAGTGTTCTCTTCAAAACTGagcactttgagatttgttttaatgaaaagtgcattataaataaaatttattattattattattattattacaatacaACTAATATTTTGTCCCAAGATAAAACACAGCCTAAGAGATCCAATTTTGGTCATAGCTGCAAATATGCAGTTACTTTCTTTTGCCTTTGTACAGCAGTATTGTGGGGGCAGAGTTTGTAAGTGTTGTAGCTACAAACCAGGAGTTGGGTGTAGCAGCTGTTGTCCGTCTTTGGCGTCAGGAGTAACGTCAGCTCTGATAGGAGTAGTAGGGCATCCTGGCGTGAAGGGCCCAGAGCTCACAGCTGTGTCTGTCCCCCTTTCCTTAGTGGGGGCAGCCGTCAGTGCTGTGCCTAGTCTTTGATCTGACCAGTGAGGCGTCGTTCAGGAATTGCGGTCGCTGGTTGGAGCGGGTGAGGACAAACAGCCAGGGCCAGCAAGTCCCAGGTAAGCTGGATGAGAAGGGCTGGGATAttggatgggggaggggaggcgGACTTACCTGCAGCGGGTGGGGGTGGCAGCCGGCCCACTGATGGTCACGTGCATTTATACCATGCAGGGGTGCTCGTGGGCAACAAGTCGGACCTCTCGTCGCGGCGGGAGGTGGAGAAGGCCGTGGCCCAGAACTGGGCCCAAAGCCAGGGCCTAGAGTACCACGAGACCTCGGCTGTGAGTTTACATGCCCTCCCACACGTGCGGCGGCTGTCCTGCCCCCTCTGGCAGCAGCGCTGAGCTCTGCTCACACCTTCGTAAGCGCTGTCACACCCCTCAACCTGTAGGAAAGATGCTGGGGCTGTACATCCACCGGCTGATGCTGTTTATTTGGGACACAGATTTCGCTACCATAGTCCTGCTTTATTCCCCTCACCCttatgacacccttaacccctaacccagccctaaaggtaaccataagtaaccaaacaaatacaatatttttgggcatttttagttttttgattgcagttacagatttttataaaatttccccttatggggactgataaaatggtccccacaatgtcaaaataacaggtttttgtgatattgtggggacatttggtccccacaatgtaatacatacgtaatacatgcacacacacacatacacatattcaggctgtgtgtgtatgactgcCTGTGTGTTACAGAAGGAGACTGAGACCTGCGAAGCCCCCTTTGTCAGTCTCGCCCAAGCTTTCTACAGCATGTACCAGGACCGGATTCAGGTGATCCACAGCCTGGCCTAAATCTGCAAATCCCGCACACTCTCCACACCCAAAAGTAACATAAACCTGGACTGGAATC includes:
- the ift27 gene encoding intraflagellar transport protein 27 homolog, encoding MVKLRARCIVVGDSAVGKSALSQMFRSDGAHFQRNYSMTAGVELLVKSVNIPDSSDSVELFIFDSAGKETFAEPCEKLWGQPSVLCLVFDLTSEASFRNCGRWLERVRTNSQGQQVPGVLVGNKSDLSSRREVEKAVAQNWAQSQGLEYHETSAKETETCEAPFVSLAQAFYSMYQDRIQVIHSLA